The following are encoded together in the Vidua macroura isolate BioBank_ID:100142 chromosome 6, ASM2450914v1, whole genome shotgun sequence genome:
- the RPS29 gene encoding 40S ribosomal protein S29 — MGHQQLYWSHPRKFGQGSRSCRVCSNRHGLIRKYGLNMCRQCFRQYAKDIGFIKLD, encoded by the exons ATGGGCCACCAGCAGCTCTACTGGAGCCACCCCAGGAAGTTCGGGCAGGGCTCCCGCTCTTG CCGCGTGTGCTCCAACCGCCACGGCCTCATCCGCAAGTACGGGCTCAACATGTGCCGGCAGTGCTTCCGCCAGTACGCCAAGGACATCGGCTTCATCAAG CTGGACTGA